Proteins encoded in a region of the Mucilaginibacter sabulilitoris genome:
- a CDS encoding nuclear transport factor 2 family protein: MKTAYRQLVIAINQAFEKGDVEFLAAHLSEDVRWQITGSKPIIGKTDFLKCCSEAPFKEGSVKITVSNILVDGDKAAAEGIIEAETLIGDPYRQSFCDIYHFEDSLIKTMSSYLDTAYDRETLSGGAIYKNN, encoded by the coding sequence CAATTAACCAGGCCTTTGAAAAAGGCGACGTGGAATTTTTAGCGGCTCATCTGAGTGAAGATGTACGCTGGCAGATTACCGGCAGTAAACCGATCATCGGCAAAACCGATTTCTTAAAATGCTGCAGCGAAGCGCCTTTTAAAGAGGGATCTGTTAAAATCACCGTCAGTAATATTTTGGTGGATGGCGATAAAGCTGCCGCCGAAGGCATCATCGAGGCCGAAACATTAATCGGTGACCCTTACCGGCAGTCGTTTTGCGATATCTATCATTTTGAGGATAGCCTGATCAAAACAATGAGTTCTTATTTAGATACTGCCTATGATCGGGAAACACTGTCAGGTGGCGCAATCTATAAA